The genomic interval ATCGTTGCTCTCGCAGACGAAGCCGACGACGTTCGCGAGTACGTCGAACAACAGATGCCAAGCGTCGCGCCGAATCTCACCGCGCTCGCGGATCCCGTACTTGGCGCGCGACTCCTCTCGCTGGCCGGCGGCCTCGAAGAACTCGCGAAGAAGCCAAGCGGGACGGTGCAGGTGCTTGGCGCGGAAGACGCACTGTTCGCGCATCTTCGAGGGCACGCACCCTCGCCGAAACACGGGATTATCTACATGCACGACGCCGTTCGGGGCACTCACCCCGAAAACCGTGGCTCGGCGGCGCGAGCGGTCGCGGGCAAACTCACCATCGCCGCCCGCGTCGACCACTACTCAGGCGAGTTGAAGCCCGAAATCGAGGGCGAACTCATCGACCGAATCGAGACGATTCAGGCCCGAACAGTAGGTGAAAGCGGTGCCGAGGGAGGTGAGTCCGATGAGTGAGCCTGTACTTCCCGAGGGTGTCGAACGCCGCGATATCGACGGCAGGGAACGACTCGCAACCCGCGGGGAACCAGTGTATGGCGAGCCGACCGATGGCGAGTGGCGCGCCTGGAATCCGAACCGCTCCAAACTCGGCGCGAT from Natronolimnobius sp. AArcel1 carries:
- a CDS encoding NOP5/NOP56 family protein translates to MTKQTPADAGWFAAIDGDPSSDSARDAAAMAVRDGSSPSPENWPAHALESGVAADEDEYYEQLKAATTAATRATVREREGADDRQIVHAVRTMDDCERTANELAERLAEWGGSVDSEAGTGIEYARELAARDDVPPEQARLVSLAERIVALADEADDVREYVEQQMPSVAPNLTALADPVLGARLLSLAGGLEELAKKPSGTVQVLGAEDALFAHLRGHAPSPKHGIIYMHDAVRGTHPENRGSAARAVAGKLTIAARVDHYSGELKPEIEGELIDRIETIQARTVGESGAEGGESDE